One genomic window of Phalacrocorax aristotelis chromosome 21, bGulAri2.1, whole genome shotgun sequence includes the following:
- the EIF2D gene encoding eukaryotic translation initiation factor 2D isoform X3, translating into MDKKSDAARSCSAIFWLASSRAGHTLCCHPLGKQSSGSSCGCHDVHCGDAGCWDEGEGLCCVAHLHGSALGQLCQPQPNKQVVLHLDSTSLLSFKLRFRWRTEFMEEAPSVTDSAEKESAEDEEEMEGKEPVIGFSTDPLQHVDVGGLSLKERDSCAVVMGKEELNESRAVETAEGANTEVQQEAEDSRSPQEQMDALFNQCFLHALKCKVKKSDLPLLTSTFLRSHMFPCCPAGQQLDIKKSSYKKFSKFLQCMQHQKILQVKELNKGVESIVEVDWKHPDIKAFTVPEGFSSASAAPDSKSEDREQVYHAPEIIPLYGVSTKMIPLFQESGHRKGSILSSSEVRNIVINYVKTNELVDETNKNFVKVNAILCDCLLDKSEQDEITNLRWDDLLSRCLERLQPLHQVTFFGQEPVVRKGNIEPIDITIAQRSSNKKVTIIKNLELYGLDPQRVANILQQKVQASATITPVPGTKDRVQVQIQGNQIHHLAKMLLEEYQLPRKYIQGLEKAPKLGRKK; encoded by the exons ATGGATAAGAA atCTGATGCTGCCAGGAGTTGTAGTGCCATCTTCTGGCTTGCCTCAAGTAGAGCGGGGCACACTCTGTGCTGTCACCCTCTTGGGAAACAG AGCTCCGGTAGCAGTTGCGGTTGCCACGATGTCCACTGCGGAGATGCTGGCTGCTGGGATGAAGGGGAAGGGCTTTGCTGTGTTGCACACTTACACGGATCAGCTCTG GGTCAACTGTGCCAGCCTCAACCAAATAAACAAGTTGTTCTGCATTTGGATTCAACTAGTCTGCTCAGTTTTAAATTGAGATTCAGGTGGAGAACAGAGTTTATGGAGGAAG CTCCCTCAGTAACAGATTCTGCTGAAAAGGAGAGTGCTGAAGATGAGGAAGAGATGGAGGGGAAGGAGCCCGTCATCGGCTTCTCCACTGACCCATTGCAGCATGTGGACGTTGGTGGTCTGAGCCTGAAGGAGCGAGACAGTTGTGCAGTAGTGATGGGAAAGGAGGAACTCAATGAGAGCAGAGCTGTAGAAACAGCTGAAGGTGCCAACACAGAGGTTCAGCAGGAAGCTGAAGACAGTAGGAGTCCACAAG AGCAAATGGATGCATTATTTAATCAGTGCTTTCTTCATGCcttaaaatgcaaagtaaagAAGTCAGATCTCCCTCTGCTCACCAGCACATTTCTACGCAGCCATATGTTCCCATGCTG CCCTGCTGGACAACAACTGGACATAAAGAAATCAAGCTATAAGAAG TTCTCTAAATTCCTGCAATGTATGCAGCACCAGAAGATCTTACAAGTGAAGGAGCTGAACAAAGGTGTGGAGAGCATCGTGGAAGTGGACTGGAAACATCCAGA CATTAAAGCATTTACGGTACCTGAAGGattttcttcagcctctgctgccCCAGACAGCAAGAGTGAAGACAGAGAACAAGTGTACCATGCTCCTGAAATCATTCCGCTTTATGGGGTCTCAACAAAAATGATCCCACTCTTTCAGGAATCCGGACACAG AAAAGGCAGCATCCTCTCAAGCAGCGAGGTGAGAAACATCGTCATTAACTACGTGAAGACTAACGAGTTGGTTGacgaaacaaacaaaaa ctTTGTAAAGGTGAATGCCATTCTGTGCGACTGCCTGTTAGATAAATCGGAACAGGATGAAATCACAAACCTTAGATGGGATGATCTCTTGAGCAG GTGCCTTGAACGACTGCAGCCCTTACACCAGGTGACATTTTTTGGACAAGAACCTGTTGTGAGGAAAGGAAACATTGAACCCATCGACATAACCATAGCACAGAGGTCCTCAAATAAGAAG GTGACAATTATCAAGAACCTTGAGCTCTATGGTCTAGACCCACAGCGTGTGGCCAACATCCTGCAACAAAAAGTACAAGCCAGTGCCACCATCACCCCAGTACCAGGAACAAAAGACAGAGTTCAGGTCCAGATCCAGGGCAACCAAATCCATCATCTGGCCAAGATGCTGCTAG AAGAATACCAGCTACCTCGGAAGTATATTCAAGGCCTCGAGAAGGCTCCAAAGCTTGGCCGGAAGAAGTAA
- the EIF2D gene encoding eukaryotic translation initiation factor 2D isoform X1 — translation MFCRALRVRSNTAIKGSDRRKLRTDVAAAFPNLSAEQLTEFIPNKEELNVIKMHSHKGEAITVYMNNRNPILFEIEKALYPTVYTLWVYPDLLPAFSTWPPVLQKLAGGADLMLPGVVVPSSGLPQVERGTLCAVTLLGNRAPVAVAVATMSTAEMLAAGMKGKGFAVLHTYTDQLWEYGDKSYPPTLAPSVTDSAEKESAEDEEEMEGKEPVIGFSTDPLQHVDVGGLSLKERDSCAVVMGKEELNESRAVETAEGANTEVQQEAEDSRSPQEQMDALFNQCFLHALKCKVKKSDLPLLTSTFLRSHMFPCCPAGQQLDIKKSSYKKFSKFLQCMQHQKILQVKELNKGVESIVEVDWKHPDIKAFTVPEGFSSASAAPDSKSEDREQVYHAPEIIPLYGVSTKMIPLFQESGHRKGSILSSSEVRNIVINYVKTNELVDETNKNFVKVNAILCDCLLDKSEQDEITNLRWDDLLSRCLERLQPLHQVTFFGQEPVVRKGNIEPIDITIAQRSSNKKVTIIKNLELYGLDPQRVANILQQKVQASATITPVPGTKDRVQVQIQGNQIHHLAKMLLEEYQLPRKYIQGLEKAPKLGRKK, via the exons ATGTTCTGCAGGGCGTTGCGGGTGAGATCCAACACCGCCATCAAGGGGTCCGATCG GAGAAAACTGCGAACTGATGTTGCAGCAGCTTTTCCTAACCTTAGTGCTGAACAATTGACTGAGTTTATTCCAAACAAGGAAGAGCTTAATGTCATCAAAATGCACTCTCACAAAGGGGAGGCCATCACTGTTTACATGAATAACAGGAACCCAATACTGTTTGAAATTGAGAAAGCTCTGTATCCGACAG TGTACACGCTGTGGGTCTACCCAGATCTTCTCCCTGCTTTTTCAACATGGCCCCCTGTGCTACAGAAACTAGCAGGAGGAGCAG atCTGATGCTGCCAGGAGTTGTAGTGCCATCTTCTGGCTTGCCTCAAGTAGAGCGGGGCACACTCTGTGCTGTCACCCTCTTGGGAAACAG AGCTCCGGTAGCAGTTGCGGTTGCCACGATGTCCACTGCGGAGATGCTGGCTGCTGGGATGAAGGGGAAGGGCTTTGCTGTGTTGCACACTTACACGGATCAGCTCTG GGAATATGGTGACAAATCTTATCCTCCTACCTTAGCTCCCTCAGTAACAGATTCTGCTGAAAAGGAGAGTGCTGAAGATGAGGAAGAGATGGAGGGGAAGGAGCCCGTCATCGGCTTCTCCACTGACCCATTGCAGCATGTGGACGTTGGTGGTCTGAGCCTGAAGGAGCGAGACAGTTGTGCAGTAGTGATGGGAAAGGAGGAACTCAATGAGAGCAGAGCTGTAGAAACAGCTGAAGGTGCCAACACAGAGGTTCAGCAGGAAGCTGAAGACAGTAGGAGTCCACAAG AGCAAATGGATGCATTATTTAATCAGTGCTTTCTTCATGCcttaaaatgcaaagtaaagAAGTCAGATCTCCCTCTGCTCACCAGCACATTTCTACGCAGCCATATGTTCCCATGCTG CCCTGCTGGACAACAACTGGACATAAAGAAATCAAGCTATAAGAAG TTCTCTAAATTCCTGCAATGTATGCAGCACCAGAAGATCTTACAAGTGAAGGAGCTGAACAAAGGTGTGGAGAGCATCGTGGAAGTGGACTGGAAACATCCAGA CATTAAAGCATTTACGGTACCTGAAGGattttcttcagcctctgctgccCCAGACAGCAAGAGTGAAGACAGAGAACAAGTGTACCATGCTCCTGAAATCATTCCGCTTTATGGGGTCTCAACAAAAATGATCCCACTCTTTCAGGAATCCGGACACAG AAAAGGCAGCATCCTCTCAAGCAGCGAGGTGAGAAACATCGTCATTAACTACGTGAAGACTAACGAGTTGGTTGacgaaacaaacaaaaa ctTTGTAAAGGTGAATGCCATTCTGTGCGACTGCCTGTTAGATAAATCGGAACAGGATGAAATCACAAACCTTAGATGGGATGATCTCTTGAGCAG GTGCCTTGAACGACTGCAGCCCTTACACCAGGTGACATTTTTTGGACAAGAACCTGTTGTGAGGAAAGGAAACATTGAACCCATCGACATAACCATAGCACAGAGGTCCTCAAATAAGAAG GTGACAATTATCAAGAACCTTGAGCTCTATGGTCTAGACCCACAGCGTGTGGCCAACATCCTGCAACAAAAAGTACAAGCCAGTGCCACCATCACCCCAGTACCAGGAACAAAAGACAGAGTTCAGGTCCAGATCCAGGGCAACCAAATCCATCATCTGGCCAAGATGCTGCTAG AAGAATACCAGCTACCTCGGAAGTATATTCAAGGCCTCGAGAAGGCTCCAAAGCTTGGCCGGAAGAAGTAA
- the EIF2D gene encoding eukaryotic translation initiation factor 2D isoform X2, whose translation MAPCATETSRRSRSDAARSCSAIFWLASSRAGHTLCCHPLGKQSSGSSCGCHDVHCGDAGCWDEGEGLCCVAHLHGSALGQLCQPQPNKQVVLHLDSTSLLSFKLRFRWRTEFMEEAPSVTDSAEKESAEDEEEMEGKEPVIGFSTDPLQHVDVGGLSLKERDSCAVVMGKEELNESRAVETAEGANTEVQQEAEDSRSPQEQMDALFNQCFLHALKCKVKKSDLPLLTSTFLRSHMFPCCPAGQQLDIKKSSYKKFSKFLQCMQHQKILQVKELNKGVESIVEVDWKHPDIKAFTVPEGFSSASAAPDSKSEDREQVYHAPEIIPLYGVSTKMIPLFQESGHRKGSILSSSEVRNIVINYVKTNELVDETNKNFVKVNAILCDCLLDKSEQDEITNLRWDDLLSRCLERLQPLHQVTFFGQEPVVRKGNIEPIDITIAQRSSNKKVTIIKNLELYGLDPQRVANILQQKVQASATITPVPGTKDRVQVQIQGNQIHHLAKMLLEEYQLPRKYIQGLEKAPKLGRKK comes from the exons ATGGCCCCCTGTGCTACAGAAACTAGCAGGAGGAGCAG atCTGATGCTGCCAGGAGTTGTAGTGCCATCTTCTGGCTTGCCTCAAGTAGAGCGGGGCACACTCTGTGCTGTCACCCTCTTGGGAAACAG AGCTCCGGTAGCAGTTGCGGTTGCCACGATGTCCACTGCGGAGATGCTGGCTGCTGGGATGAAGGGGAAGGGCTTTGCTGTGTTGCACACTTACACGGATCAGCTCTG GGTCAACTGTGCCAGCCTCAACCAAATAAACAAGTTGTTCTGCATTTGGATTCAACTAGTCTGCTCAGTTTTAAATTGAGATTCAGGTGGAGAACAGAGTTTATGGAGGAAG CTCCCTCAGTAACAGATTCTGCTGAAAAGGAGAGTGCTGAAGATGAGGAAGAGATGGAGGGGAAGGAGCCCGTCATCGGCTTCTCCACTGACCCATTGCAGCATGTGGACGTTGGTGGTCTGAGCCTGAAGGAGCGAGACAGTTGTGCAGTAGTGATGGGAAAGGAGGAACTCAATGAGAGCAGAGCTGTAGAAACAGCTGAAGGTGCCAACACAGAGGTTCAGCAGGAAGCTGAAGACAGTAGGAGTCCACAAG AGCAAATGGATGCATTATTTAATCAGTGCTTTCTTCATGCcttaaaatgcaaagtaaagAAGTCAGATCTCCCTCTGCTCACCAGCACATTTCTACGCAGCCATATGTTCCCATGCTG CCCTGCTGGACAACAACTGGACATAAAGAAATCAAGCTATAAGAAG TTCTCTAAATTCCTGCAATGTATGCAGCACCAGAAGATCTTACAAGTGAAGGAGCTGAACAAAGGTGTGGAGAGCATCGTGGAAGTGGACTGGAAACATCCAGA CATTAAAGCATTTACGGTACCTGAAGGattttcttcagcctctgctgccCCAGACAGCAAGAGTGAAGACAGAGAACAAGTGTACCATGCTCCTGAAATCATTCCGCTTTATGGGGTCTCAACAAAAATGATCCCACTCTTTCAGGAATCCGGACACAG AAAAGGCAGCATCCTCTCAAGCAGCGAGGTGAGAAACATCGTCATTAACTACGTGAAGACTAACGAGTTGGTTGacgaaacaaacaaaaa ctTTGTAAAGGTGAATGCCATTCTGTGCGACTGCCTGTTAGATAAATCGGAACAGGATGAAATCACAAACCTTAGATGGGATGATCTCTTGAGCAG GTGCCTTGAACGACTGCAGCCCTTACACCAGGTGACATTTTTTGGACAAGAACCTGTTGTGAGGAAAGGAAACATTGAACCCATCGACATAACCATAGCACAGAGGTCCTCAAATAAGAAG GTGACAATTATCAAGAACCTTGAGCTCTATGGTCTAGACCCACAGCGTGTGGCCAACATCCTGCAACAAAAAGTACAAGCCAGTGCCACCATCACCCCAGTACCAGGAACAAAAGACAGAGTTCAGGTCCAGATCCAGGGCAACCAAATCCATCATCTGGCCAAGATGCTGCTAG AAGAATACCAGCTACCTCGGAAGTATATTCAAGGCCTCGAGAAGGCTCCAAAGCTTGGCCGGAAGAAGTAA
- the EIF2D gene encoding eukaryotic translation initiation factor 2D isoform X4: MLPGVVVPSSGLPQVERGTLCAVTLLGNRAPVAVAVATMSTAEMLAAGMKGKGFAVLHTYTDQLWEYGDKSYPPTLAPSVTDSAEKESAEDEEEMEGKEPVIGFSTDPLQHVDVGGLSLKERDSCAVVMGKEELNESRAVETAEGANTEVQQEAEDSRSPQEQMDALFNQCFLHALKCKVKKSDLPLLTSTFLRSHMFPCCPAGQQLDIKKSSYKKFSKFLQCMQHQKILQVKELNKGVESIVEVDWKHPDIKAFTVPEGFSSASAAPDSKSEDREQVYHAPEIIPLYGVSTKMIPLFQESGHRKGSILSSSEVRNIVINYVKTNELVDETNKNFVKVNAILCDCLLDKSEQDEITNLRWDDLLSRCLERLQPLHQVTFFGQEPVVRKGNIEPIDITIAQRSSNKKVTIIKNLELYGLDPQRVANILQQKVQASATITPVPGTKDRVQVQIQGNQIHHLAKMLLEEYQLPRKYIQGLEKAPKLGRKK; encoded by the exons ATGCTGCCAGGAGTTGTAGTGCCATCTTCTGGCTTGCCTCAAGTAGAGCGGGGCACACTCTGTGCTGTCACCCTCTTGGGAAACAG AGCTCCGGTAGCAGTTGCGGTTGCCACGATGTCCACTGCGGAGATGCTGGCTGCTGGGATGAAGGGGAAGGGCTTTGCTGTGTTGCACACTTACACGGATCAGCTCTG GGAATATGGTGACAAATCTTATCCTCCTACCTTAGCTCCCTCAGTAACAGATTCTGCTGAAAAGGAGAGTGCTGAAGATGAGGAAGAGATGGAGGGGAAGGAGCCCGTCATCGGCTTCTCCACTGACCCATTGCAGCATGTGGACGTTGGTGGTCTGAGCCTGAAGGAGCGAGACAGTTGTGCAGTAGTGATGGGAAAGGAGGAACTCAATGAGAGCAGAGCTGTAGAAACAGCTGAAGGTGCCAACACAGAGGTTCAGCAGGAAGCTGAAGACAGTAGGAGTCCACAAG AGCAAATGGATGCATTATTTAATCAGTGCTTTCTTCATGCcttaaaatgcaaagtaaagAAGTCAGATCTCCCTCTGCTCACCAGCACATTTCTACGCAGCCATATGTTCCCATGCTG CCCTGCTGGACAACAACTGGACATAAAGAAATCAAGCTATAAGAAG TTCTCTAAATTCCTGCAATGTATGCAGCACCAGAAGATCTTACAAGTGAAGGAGCTGAACAAAGGTGTGGAGAGCATCGTGGAAGTGGACTGGAAACATCCAGA CATTAAAGCATTTACGGTACCTGAAGGattttcttcagcctctgctgccCCAGACAGCAAGAGTGAAGACAGAGAACAAGTGTACCATGCTCCTGAAATCATTCCGCTTTATGGGGTCTCAACAAAAATGATCCCACTCTTTCAGGAATCCGGACACAG AAAAGGCAGCATCCTCTCAAGCAGCGAGGTGAGAAACATCGTCATTAACTACGTGAAGACTAACGAGTTGGTTGacgaaacaaacaaaaa ctTTGTAAAGGTGAATGCCATTCTGTGCGACTGCCTGTTAGATAAATCGGAACAGGATGAAATCACAAACCTTAGATGGGATGATCTCTTGAGCAG GTGCCTTGAACGACTGCAGCCCTTACACCAGGTGACATTTTTTGGACAAGAACCTGTTGTGAGGAAAGGAAACATTGAACCCATCGACATAACCATAGCACAGAGGTCCTCAAATAAGAAG GTGACAATTATCAAGAACCTTGAGCTCTATGGTCTAGACCCACAGCGTGTGGCCAACATCCTGCAACAAAAAGTACAAGCCAGTGCCACCATCACCCCAGTACCAGGAACAAAAGACAGAGTTCAGGTCCAGATCCAGGGCAACCAAATCCATCATCTGGCCAAGATGCTGCTAG AAGAATACCAGCTACCTCGGAAGTATATTCAAGGCCTCGAGAAGGCTCCAAAGCTTGGCCGGAAGAAGTAA
- the DYRK3 gene encoding dual specificity tyrosine-phosphorylation-regulated kinase 3 isoform X2, whose protein sequence is MGAVPPRHHAAGQEAGGAPRFRFGDGLYDSYMRIDQIRYQEPTNEEHSPPGLPSLGRSNVSSNKLAMKDLPLAGSQVKVEQLFEDSGNRRSSTLQSAGITGSERPLPSLTKDKSIESVSTSKGGGSSSKAHKAISQAPEQAVKQYKHQLSAYEQQEIFNFSEIYFVGPAAKKRQGVIGGPNNGGYDDDQGSYIHVPHDHLAYRYEVLKIIGKGSFGQVAKVYDHKLHQHLALKMVRNEKRFHRQAAEEIRILEHLKKQDKTGSMNVIHMLESFTFRNHICMTFELLSMNLYELIKRNKFQGFSIQLVRKFAHSILQCLDALYRNKIIHCDLKPENILLKQQGRSGIKVIDFGSSCFEHQRVYTYIQSRFYRAPEVILGSRYGMPIDMWSFGCILVELLTGYPLFPGEDEGDQLACMMELLGMPPQKLLDQSKRAKNFISSKGHPRYCIVTTHADGRVTLNGSRSRRGKIRGAPGNKDWVTALKGCDDPLFIEFLKECLSWDPSARMTPSQALRHPWICKRTPKPPSTDKTSNKRISSYTSSFTGIGSKLPPVVGVANKLRANLTSDSNGSIPLCTVLPKLVS, encoded by the exons aTGGGGGCCGTCCCCCCCCGCCACCATGCTGCTGGGCAGGAAGCCGGAGGCGCCCCTCGGTTCAG GTTTGGAGACGGGTTATATGACTCCTACATGAGGATAGATCAGATCAGGTACCAAGAGCCTACAAATGAAGAACACAGCCCTCCAGGACTTCCGTCCCTTGGAAGATCTAAT GTTTCTAGCAACAAACTTGCAATGAAGGATCTCCCTCTGGCTGGAAGTCAGGTCAAAGTGGAGCAATTATTTGAGGACTCTGGCAACAGAAGGAGTAGCACTCTTCAGTCTGCAGGAATTACTGGTTCAGAAAGAcctcttccttccctgacaAAAGATAAAAGCATAGAGAGTGTAAGCACTTCTAAAGGTGGTGGTAGTTCCTCAAAAGCACATAAAGCCATTTCCCAAGCTCCAGAGCAAGCTGTCAAACAGTACAAACATCAGTTATCTGCTTATGAGCAGCAGgagatatttaatttttctgaaatttactTTGTGGGTCCAGCAGCAAAAAAGAGACAAGGAGTTATTGGTGGTCCCAACAATGGAGGTTATGATGACGACCAAGGCAGCTACATTCACGTGCCCCACGACCATCTTGCTTACCGGTACGAAGTACTCAAAATCATTGGCAAGGGCAGTTTTGGACAAGTTGCTAAGGTCTACGATCACAAACTCCACCAACACTTAGCCTTAAAGATGGTTCGCAACGAAAAGAGATTCCATCGCCAGGCAGCGGAAGAAATCCGGATTCTGGAGCATCTGAAGAAGCAGGATAAAACGGGCAGTATGAATGTTATTCACATGCTGGAAAGCTTCACCTTTCGGAACCACATCTGTATGACCTTTGAACTCTTGAGTATGAACCTTTATGAgctgattaaaagaaataagtttCAGGGCTTCAGCATCCAACTGGTGCGCAAGTTTGCTCACTCTATATTGCAGTGTTTGGATGCCCTTTATAGAAACAAAATCATACACTGTGACTTGAAGCCAGAAAATATCCTCCTAAAACAGCAAGGGAGGAGTGGAATCAAGGTTATAGATTTTGGGTCCAGCTGTTTTGAGCACCAAAGAGTCTACACATATATTCAGTCTCGATTTTATCGGGCACCAGAGGTGATTCTGGGAAGTCGCTATGGGATGCCCATAGACATGTGGAGTTTTGGCTGCATTCTGGTGGAGCTGTTGACTGGATATCCTCTTTTTCCTGGAGAGGATGAGGGAGACCAGTTGGCTTGCATGATGGAACTTCTTGGAATGCCACCTCAGAAGCTTTTGGATCAATCCAAGCGAGCCAAGAACTTCATCAGCTCTAAGGGTCATCCTCGCTACTGCATTGTAACTACACATGCAGACGGAAGAGTGACCCTTAACGGGAGTCGATCGCGCCGGGGTAAAATACGAGGCGCTCCAGGGAACAAAGACTGGGTGACGGCATTGAAAGGCTGCGACGATCCCTTGTTTATAGAGTTCTTAAAAGAATGTCTCAGCTGGGATCCTTCCGCACGCATGACTCCGAGTCAAGCTTTGAGGCACCCTTGGATTTGTAAACGAACGCCCAAACCGCCCAGCACTGATAAAACCTCCAATAAACGGATTTCTAGCTACACAAGTTCTTTCACAGGAATAGGTTCCAAGCTGCCTCCTGTAGTTGGAGTAGCGAACAAGCTGAGGGCTAATTTAACATCCGACTCCAATGGCAGTATACCTCTATGTACTGTGCTGCCCAAACTGGTCAGCTAA
- the DYRK3 gene encoding dual specificity tyrosine-phosphorylation-regulated kinase 3 isoform X1, producing MLLGRKPEAPLGSARFGDGLYDSYMRIDQIRYQEPTNEEHSPPGLPSLGRSNVSSNKLAMKDLPLAGSQVKVEQLFEDSGNRRSSTLQSAGITGSERPLPSLTKDKSIESVSTSKGGGSSSKAHKAISQAPEQAVKQYKHQLSAYEQQEIFNFSEIYFVGPAAKKRQGVIGGPNNGGYDDDQGSYIHVPHDHLAYRYEVLKIIGKGSFGQVAKVYDHKLHQHLALKMVRNEKRFHRQAAEEIRILEHLKKQDKTGSMNVIHMLESFTFRNHICMTFELLSMNLYELIKRNKFQGFSIQLVRKFAHSILQCLDALYRNKIIHCDLKPENILLKQQGRSGIKVIDFGSSCFEHQRVYTYIQSRFYRAPEVILGSRYGMPIDMWSFGCILVELLTGYPLFPGEDEGDQLACMMELLGMPPQKLLDQSKRAKNFISSKGHPRYCIVTTHADGRVTLNGSRSRRGKIRGAPGNKDWVTALKGCDDPLFIEFLKECLSWDPSARMTPSQALRHPWICKRTPKPPSTDKTSNKRISSYTSSFTGIGSKLPPVVGVANKLRANLTSDSNGSIPLCTVLPKLVS from the exons ATGCTGCTGGGCAGGAAGCCGGAGGCGCCCCTCGGTTCAG CCAGGTTTGGAGACGGGTTATATGACTCCTACATGAGGATAGATCAGATCAGGTACCAAGAGCCTACAAATGAAGAACACAGCCCTCCAGGACTTCCGTCCCTTGGAAGATCTAAT GTTTCTAGCAACAAACTTGCAATGAAGGATCTCCCTCTGGCTGGAAGTCAGGTCAAAGTGGAGCAATTATTTGAGGACTCTGGCAACAGAAGGAGTAGCACTCTTCAGTCTGCAGGAATTACTGGTTCAGAAAGAcctcttccttccctgacaAAAGATAAAAGCATAGAGAGTGTAAGCACTTCTAAAGGTGGTGGTAGTTCCTCAAAAGCACATAAAGCCATTTCCCAAGCTCCAGAGCAAGCTGTCAAACAGTACAAACATCAGTTATCTGCTTATGAGCAGCAGgagatatttaatttttctgaaatttactTTGTGGGTCCAGCAGCAAAAAAGAGACAAGGAGTTATTGGTGGTCCCAACAATGGAGGTTATGATGACGACCAAGGCAGCTACATTCACGTGCCCCACGACCATCTTGCTTACCGGTACGAAGTACTCAAAATCATTGGCAAGGGCAGTTTTGGACAAGTTGCTAAGGTCTACGATCACAAACTCCACCAACACTTAGCCTTAAAGATGGTTCGCAACGAAAAGAGATTCCATCGCCAGGCAGCGGAAGAAATCCGGATTCTGGAGCATCTGAAGAAGCAGGATAAAACGGGCAGTATGAATGTTATTCACATGCTGGAAAGCTTCACCTTTCGGAACCACATCTGTATGACCTTTGAACTCTTGAGTATGAACCTTTATGAgctgattaaaagaaataagtttCAGGGCTTCAGCATCCAACTGGTGCGCAAGTTTGCTCACTCTATATTGCAGTGTTTGGATGCCCTTTATAGAAACAAAATCATACACTGTGACTTGAAGCCAGAAAATATCCTCCTAAAACAGCAAGGGAGGAGTGGAATCAAGGTTATAGATTTTGGGTCCAGCTGTTTTGAGCACCAAAGAGTCTACACATATATTCAGTCTCGATTTTATCGGGCACCAGAGGTGATTCTGGGAAGTCGCTATGGGATGCCCATAGACATGTGGAGTTTTGGCTGCATTCTGGTGGAGCTGTTGACTGGATATCCTCTTTTTCCTGGAGAGGATGAGGGAGACCAGTTGGCTTGCATGATGGAACTTCTTGGAATGCCACCTCAGAAGCTTTTGGATCAATCCAAGCGAGCCAAGAACTTCATCAGCTCTAAGGGTCATCCTCGCTACTGCATTGTAACTACACATGCAGACGGAAGAGTGACCCTTAACGGGAGTCGATCGCGCCGGGGTAAAATACGAGGCGCTCCAGGGAACAAAGACTGGGTGACGGCATTGAAAGGCTGCGACGATCCCTTGTTTATAGAGTTCTTAAAAGAATGTCTCAGCTGGGATCCTTCCGCACGCATGACTCCGAGTCAAGCTTTGAGGCACCCTTGGATTTGTAAACGAACGCCCAAACCGCCCAGCACTGATAAAACCTCCAATAAACGGATTTCTAGCTACACAAGTTCTTTCACAGGAATAGGTTCCAAGCTGCCTCCTGTAGTTGGAGTAGCGAACAAGCTGAGGGCTAATTTAACATCCGACTCCAATGGCAGTATACCTCTATGTACTGTGCTGCCCAAACTGGTCAGCTAA